Proteins encoded by one window of Armigeres subalbatus isolate Guangzhou_Male unplaced genomic scaffold, GZ_Asu_2 Contig465, whole genome shotgun sequence:
- the LOC134204225 gene encoding uncharacterized protein LOC134204225 encodes MDDPMGSSRHRVEHRTPTGKPPVSRRHRDNCVASTVGRAIIFGTPPEERSSSAHHRNNLRLRHTAGRTTVFGTPPEKRYVFGVPPENLSLLHTAGKTLRLRRPAGKPSSSASRRKTSSSALRRKALRLRHPPEPVTATKNPAQCCPSSPALGPSPSPAPARPAPASPAWLRPSLPSPPSPAQPGLSPAQPGSACPSPPSLGSAPLSLAQPACPSLPSLACAWLSLPQPACAWLRARAQPAQPALQPGLSPLSPSASARLSLLSLPQPACLSLRPAPASLPSLAQPASASAPLSLALSLPQPASACLPALLRPAWPQPAPASAQPPARALGSAPAPALSSSSQPSPPQPGLSLRSAWPQPSLPAQPASLSLLSLPQPSLLSLPQPGSAQLSSPPAWAQPAPASSLAQPAQPGPQPGLSLASAMPAQPGSALGSACSACSVAQPAQWAQPGSASACPPALPACSPACSACLRPAQACLKACLCLLAQAKACSKLAR; translated from the exons ATGGATGACCCTATGGG CTCAAGCCGCCATCGTGTGGAGCATCGAACGCCCACTGGCAAGCCGCCGGTATCACGACGCCATCGCGACAACTGCGTCGCCAGCACGGTAGGAAGAGCCATCATCTTCGGCACACCGCCGGAAGAACGCTCGTCTTCGGCACACCACCGGAATAACCTTCGTCTTCGGCACACCGCCGGAAGAACCACCGTCTTCGGCACACCGCCGGAAAAACGCTATGTCTTCGGCGTCCCGCCGGAAAACCTCAGTCTTCTGCACACCGCCGGAAAAACCCTACGTCTTCGGCGTCCCGCCGGAAAACCTTCGTCTTCGGCGTCCCGCCGGAAAACATCGTCTTCGGCACTCCGCCGGAAAGCCCTCCGTCTTCGGCACCCGCCGGAACCCGTCACCGCTACcaaaaatcctgcgcag TGTTGCCCCAGCTCCCCAGCCCTGGGCCCCAGCCCCAGCCCTGCCCCAGCCCGCCCAGCCCCCGCCAGCCCAGCCTGGCTCCGCCCCAGCCTGCCCAGTCCGCCCAGCCCCGCCCAGCCCGGCCTCAGCCCCGCCCAGCCCGGCTCAGCCTGCCCCAGCCCGCCCAGCCTGGGCTCAGCTCCGCTCAGCCTGGCTCAGCCCGCCTGCCCCAGCCTGCCCAGCCTGGCCTGTGCCTGgctcagcctgcctcagcctgcCTGCGCCTGGCTCCGTGCCCGTGCTCAGCCCGCCCAGCCTGCGCTCCAGCCTGGGCTCAGCCCGCTCAGCCCGTCTGCCTCAGCCCgtctcagcctgctcagcctgcctcagcctgcCTGCCTCAGCCTCCGCCCAGCCCCAGCCAGCCTGCCCAGCCTGGCTCAGCCCGCCTCAGCCTCAGCCCCGCTCAGCCTGGCTCTCAGCCTGCCTCAGCCCGCCTCAGCCTGCCTGCCAGCCCTGCTCCGCCCAGCCTGGCCCCAGCCCGCCCCAGCCTCAGCCCAGCCTCCTGCCCGTGCCCTGGGCTcagccccagccccagccctCAGCTCCAGCTCCCAGCCCAGCCCGCCTCAGCCTGGCCTCAGCCTGCGCTCAGCCTGGCCTCAGCCCAGCCTGCCTGCCCAGCCAGCCAgcctcagcctgctcagcctgcctcagcccagcctgctcagcctgcccCAGCCCGGGTCAGCCCAGCTCAGCTCCCCACCAGCCTGGGCCCAGCCCGCACCAGCCTCCAGCCTGGCTCAGCCCGCCCAGCCTGGGCCCCAGCCTGGGCTCAGCCTGGCCTCAGCCATGCCTGCCCAGCCTGGCTCAGCCCTgggctcagcctgctcagcctgctcagtTGCCCAGCCCGCTCAGTGGGctcagcctggctcagcctCAGCCTGCCCGCCCGCCTTGCCTGCCTGCTCaccagcctgctcagcctgcctgCGCCCGGCTCAAGCCTGCCTTAAAGCCTGCTTGTGCCTGCTTGCTCAGGCTAAAGCCTGCTCAAAGCTTGCTCGTTAA